From the genome of Psychrilyobacter atlanticus DSM 19335, one region includes:
- a CDS encoding FecCD family ABC transporter permease, whose translation MKLKTFLIFLSLGILTIIFALSSGVIKINPLITLKILTNSITNHNVFDATWNPNLETILLKLRLPRIFLAFLVGGGLSLVGVLMQALTKNSLADPYILGVSSGASTGAVLSLIIGFNIGGLGTPFMAFLGAVTAAVLVFRIANIGGNYSSTKLVLTGIAISSMFSSITTFITFSAQNGDLYTALFWIVGSLSGAKWSSIYLLTTLLVIVFGITMFFNRELDILLLGEESSKILGVNTNKIRIIIILTSTLLTGILVSISGVIGFIGLIIPHISRKLTSSKHRVLIPVSIFLGGFFLTLADTFSRVVMAPNELPVGIVTSFLGAPFFLWIMKKSIYNFNK comes from the coding sequence CTAAAAATTCTCACTAATTCCATTACAAACCACAACGTGTTTGATGCAACTTGGAATCCAAATTTAGAAACAATCTTATTAAAACTGCGGTTACCTCGTATATTTTTAGCATTCTTAGTAGGCGGAGGGTTATCCTTGGTCGGTGTTCTCATGCAGGCCCTTACCAAAAATTCCCTTGCTGACCCATATATCTTAGGAGTTTCCAGTGGGGCTTCAACAGGTGCAGTTTTATCCCTTATCATAGGTTTTAACATCGGTGGTTTAGGTACTCCATTTATGGCATTTTTAGGAGCTGTTACAGCTGCTGTCTTGGTTTTCAGAATCGCTAATATAGGCGGAAATTATAGTTCTACCAAACTGGTTCTTACAGGAATTGCTATCTCCTCCATGTTTTCATCTATCACTACTTTTATAACTTTCTCTGCCCAAAATGGAGATCTGTATACAGCGTTATTTTGGATTGTTGGTAGTTTAAGTGGAGCCAAATGGTCGTCTATCTATCTTTTGACCACTTTACTCGTGATTGTCTTTGGAATAACTATGTTTTTTAATCGTGAATTGGATATCTTACTTTTAGGAGAGGAAAGTTCTAAGATTTTAGGTGTCAATACCAATAAGATAAGAATTATAATTATACTTACATCTACTCTGTTGACAGGAATCTTAGTTTCCATAAGTGGTGTAATAGGATTTATCGGTCTTATTATTCCTCATATTTCAAGAAAATTAACAAGTTCTAAACATAGAGTTCTTATACCAGTATCTATATTTCTAGGTGGATTTTTTCTCACTCTGGCCGACACCTTTTCCAGGGTAGTAATGGCTCCCAATGAACTTCCAGTAGGGATTGTCACATCGTTTTTAGGAGCACCATTCTTTCTATGGATCATGAAAAAAAGTATCTATAATTTTAATAAATAA